Proteins from a genomic interval of Chroococcidiopsis thermalis PCC 7203:
- a CDS encoding Rid family hydrolase, translating into MVQRDAVFPAGRHDLYTSQTYSAAIRSGDLLFVSGQVGSRSDGSPEPDFEAQVRLAFANLEATLQAGGCGLDDIVDVTTFHTDPENQFGTVMTVKSEVFPEAPYPNWTAIGVNWLGGFDFEIKVIARIPG; encoded by the coding sequence ATGGTCCAGCGTGACGCCGTTTTCCCGGCCGGTCGGCATGACCTCTACACGTCGCAGACCTATTCCGCAGCGATCAGATCAGGTGACCTCCTGTTCGTGTCCGGTCAGGTCGGCAGTCGCAGCGATGGCTCGCCCGAGCCCGACTTTGAGGCTCAGGTTCGCCTGGCATTCGCCAATCTCGAGGCGACCCTGCAAGCGGGTGGATGCGGGCTTGACGATATCGTCGACGTGACGACATTTCATACCGATCCCGAGAATCAATTCGGCACGGTCATGACCGTTAAAAGCGAAGTCTTCCCGGAAGCGCCTTATCCGAATTGGACGGCGATCGGCGTCAACTGGCTCGGGGGGTTCGACTTCGAGATCAAGGTCATCGCCCGTATTCCAGGCTGA